From a single Meiothermus sp. Pnk-1 genomic region:
- a CDS encoding ABC transporter permease, with product MLPEAKQSRRFREGSPWAGMWAVFFKEMADHLSSVRMRLLEVLIFLSAIGAVYASTQTLRQTVGEDPFLLLQVFTAAQDPLPSFVTFLSFFLPLAAIALAFDAINGEYNRNTLSRVLAQPIYRDALLSGKFLAGLATLGLVLLALFLLVVGLSLLFLGVPPGGEEVGRALLFLLATLAYTGVWLGVALVFSVLFRSPATSALAAIAVWLFFALFWGIIAQLLAQAIAPGDALDPESALHQAQTLVAVSRLSPNTLYAEALQALLNPGVRSLGPVLFSQLEGAVLGTPLSLGQSLLLAWPQLTGLIALTLLLFALAYVLFQRREVRA from the coding sequence ATGCTGCCTGAGGCCAAACAATCGCGCCGCTTTCGTGAGGGTTCGCCCTGGGCGGGAATGTGGGCGGTGTTCTTCAAAGAGATGGCCGACCACCTCTCGAGCGTGCGCATGCGGCTGCTCGAGGTGTTGATCTTCCTCTCGGCCATCGGCGCGGTGTACGCCAGCACCCAAACCCTGCGGCAGACGGTGGGCGAAGACCCTTTCTTGCTCCTCCAGGTATTCACCGCCGCGCAGGATCCGCTGCCTTCGTTCGTCACTTTTTTGAGCTTCTTCCTGCCGCTGGCGGCCATCGCGCTGGCCTTTGACGCGATCAACGGCGAATACAACCGCAACACCCTTTCGCGGGTGCTCGCGCAACCGATCTACCGCGACGCCTTGCTCTCGGGGAAGTTTTTGGCCGGCCTGGCCACCTTGGGGCTGGTGTTGCTGGCGCTGTTTTTGTTGGTAGTGGGGCTTAGCCTGCTGTTCTTAGGGGTGCCTCCGGGAGGGGAGGAGGTGGGGCGGGCGCTGCTGTTTTTGCTGGCTACGCTGGCCTACACCGGAGTCTGGCTAGGGGTGGCCCTGGTGTTCTCGGTGTTGTTTCGTAGCCCCGCCACCTCGGCGCTAGCGGCGATTGCGGTGTGGTTGTTCTTCGCCTTGTTTTGGGGGATCATCGCCCAGCTGCTGGCCCAGGCGATCGCCCCGGGGGATGCCCTCGATCCGGAAAGCGCGCTGCATCAAGCCCAGACCTTGGTGGCCGTCTCGCGCCTCTCGCCCAACACCCTCTATGCCGAGGCTTTGCAGGCCTTGCTCAACCCCGGGGTGCGCAGCCTGGGACCGGTGCTCTTCAGCCAGCTCGAGGGGGCGGTGTTGGGCACCCCGCTCTCGTTGGGGCAGAGCCTGCTGCTCGCCTGGCCGCAGCTCACCGGCCTGATCGCGCTGACCCTACTGCTGTTTGCTTTGGCCTACGTGCTGTTCCAGCGGCGAGAGGTGCGGGCCTGA
- a CDS encoding DUF4383 domain-containing protein: protein MGTQTLAARIVGAVLTVVGLVGFFSGSSLLGFGINALHNIVHLVSGLLGLWASYSGWPRSYNQIFGVVYLVVTVLGFIASGFMNSLLNTNTADHFLHLVIGVVLGYVGFMMREPAKA from the coding sequence ATGGGCACGCAAACCTTAGCAGCACGGATCGTCGGTGCGGTGCTGACGGTGGTAGGGCTGGTGGGCTTCTTCAGCGGCTCCAGCCTTCTCGGCTTTGGGATCAACGCCCTGCACAACATCGTGCATCTGGTGAGCGGGTTGCTCGGCCTTTGGGCTAGCTACAGCGGCTGGCCCAGGAGCTACAACCAGATCTTCGGCGTCGTCTACCTGGTGGTGACCGTGCTGGGTTTCATCGCTTCCGGCTTCATGAATAGCCTGCTCAACACCAACACGGCGGACCACTTCCTGCACCTGGTGATAGGAGTAGTGTTGGGCTACGTGGGCTTCATGATGCGGGAACCTGCCAAGGCCTAG
- a CDS encoding heavy metal translocating P-type ATPase, with translation MATYSSEISPPEYCYRVEGMDCAECASKIETAIRKIPGASDPRAVLATQTLRFRLDESVTPRERVEASLRSLGYQPTLQSAPGEGQAAGLERDHAPRPWYATPQGRGVLFTGALLAAAFAFGFLEPRLAHWGYVAATLAGVWSLALKAWAGVRLGNPFGINTLVTVAAIGALLIGEAAEAAVVVFLFAVGELLEGIAAGRARAGIKALAALAPKTAFLLEGNRTREVPASSLRVGQVVQVRPGGRVPADGTILSGFSALDDSPVTGESVPVGKGPGDSVFAGSINTDGVLTVRVDKDPSDNTLARIIHLVEEAQESKAPTARFVDRFSRYYTPGVLAVAGLVAVVPPLFLGAAWHEWLYKGLALLLIGCPCALVLSVPAAMASAIAAGARRGLLLKGGAVLETLARVRTIAFDKTGTLTAGKPRVTDVVTLEGSEAELLGLAAAVEQGSSHPLAKAIVEKAEEVGATVPPSGNQQAIQGKGAQAVVQGRTLVVGSPRYAAELAPLATEVAGQIEAMELQGKTVVLLLDPPALLGLIAIRDELRPDAREALSQLKRLGVEGVMLTGDNPRTGQALAAMLGIKAYAGLSPEDKLRIVTALERRGPVAMAGDGINDAPALAQADVGIAMGTATDVALETADAAVLQGSVRGVVGLVQLSRSAMRIVAQNIALALGLKALFLATTLLGLTGLWPAVLADTGATALVTLNALRLLRWRSGS, from the coding sequence ATGGCCACATACTCCTCCGAGATCTCTCCACCGGAGTATTGCTACCGGGTGGAGGGTATGGACTGCGCCGAGTGCGCCAGCAAAATCGAGACCGCGATCCGCAAGATCCCTGGGGCTAGCGATCCGCGAGCGGTGTTGGCCACCCAAACCCTAAGGTTTCGCCTGGATGAGTCGGTTACGCCGAGGGAGCGGGTCGAAGCCAGCCTTCGGTCGCTCGGCTACCAGCCAACCCTGCAAAGCGCCCCGGGGGAAGGGCAGGCTGCGGGGCTCGAGCGCGATCACGCGCCTCGGCCCTGGTACGCTACCCCCCAGGGGCGCGGGGTGCTCTTTACCGGGGCCCTGCTGGCGGCGGCCTTCGCCTTCGGCTTCCTCGAGCCCCGCCTCGCGCACTGGGGCTATGTCGCCGCCACGCTAGCCGGGGTCTGGTCGCTGGCCCTTAAAGCCTGGGCCGGGGTGAGGCTGGGCAATCCCTTTGGCATCAACACCCTGGTCACGGTGGCGGCCATAGGCGCACTCCTCATTGGCGAGGCAGCCGAGGCCGCGGTGGTGGTTTTTCTGTTCGCGGTGGGCGAGTTATTGGAAGGCATCGCCGCCGGAAGGGCGAGGGCGGGGATCAAGGCTCTGGCTGCGCTGGCCCCCAAGACCGCCTTTCTCCTCGAGGGGAACCGTACCCGCGAGGTCCCCGCCAGCAGCCTGCGAGTCGGGCAGGTGGTGCAGGTGCGCCCAGGTGGACGGGTTCCCGCCGACGGTACCATCCTGAGCGGGTTCTCGGCCCTGGACGACTCGCCGGTGACCGGAGAATCGGTGCCGGTGGGCAAAGGCCCCGGCGACAGCGTGTTCGCTGGCTCCATCAACACCGACGGGGTACTCACCGTACGGGTGGACAAGGACCCCTCCGACAACACCCTAGCCCGCATCATCCACCTCGTGGAGGAGGCCCAGGAAAGCAAAGCCCCCACCGCCCGCTTCGTCGACCGCTTCAGCCGCTACTATACCCCTGGGGTTCTGGCGGTCGCGGGCTTGGTCGCGGTGGTGCCCCCCCTGTTTTTGGGCGCAGCCTGGCACGAGTGGCTCTATAAGGGCTTGGCGCTGTTGCTCATCGGCTGCCCCTGCGCGTTGGTGCTCTCGGTGCCGGCGGCCATGGCTTCGGCCATCGCGGCGGGGGCGCGAAGGGGGCTTTTGCTCAAGGGTGGGGCCGTGCTGGAGACCCTCGCCCGGGTGCGCACCATCGCCTTTGACAAGACCGGCACCCTGACCGCCGGCAAGCCCCGGGTGACCGATGTGGTTACCCTGGAAGGCTCCGAGGCCGAACTGCTGGGCCTCGCTGCTGCGGTCGAACAAGGCTCCTCCCACCCTCTGGCTAAAGCCATCGTGGAGAAGGCCGAGGAGGTGGGGGCCACGGTGCCCCCTTCCGGCAACCAGCAGGCCATCCAGGGCAAGGGGGCGCAAGCCGTCGTGCAGGGCCGAACCCTGGTGGTCGGCTCGCCCAGGTACGCAGCCGAACTCGCTCCCCTGGCCACGGAGGTGGCCGGGCAGATCGAGGCCATGGAGCTTCAGGGCAAGACCGTGGTGCTGCTCTTGGACCCTCCCGCTTTGCTAGGTCTTATCGCCATTCGCGACGAGCTTCGTCCCGATGCGCGGGAGGCCTTGAGCCAACTCAAGCGGCTGGGCGTGGAAGGGGTGATGCTCACCGGGGATAACCCTCGCACAGGCCAAGCCCTGGCGGCAATGCTGGGCATCAAGGCGTATGCTGGGCTATCGCCGGAGGACAAGCTGCGCATAGTTACAGCGCTCGAGCGCAGGGGGCCGGTGGCGATGGCGGGGGATGGCATCAACGACGCCCCGGCCTTGGCCCAGGCCGATGTGGGCATCGCCATGGGCACCGCTACCGATGTGGCGCTTGAGACCGCCGACGCGGCGGTGCTACAGGGATCGGTACGGGGGGTGGTGGGGCTGGTGCAGCTCTCGCGGAGTGCCATGCGAATCGTCGCGCAGAACATCGCCCTCGCGCTGGGCTTGAAGGCGTTGTTCCTCGCCACCACGCTGCTGGGCCTCACCGGGCTGTGGCCCGCTGTCCTAGCCGACACCGGGGCCACTGCCTTGGTCACGCTAAACGCGCTACGGTTGTTGCGTTGGCGCTCCGGATCGTGA
- a CDS encoding helix-turn-helix transcriptional regulator: MPVSSDRGGCEERGIHPEALEKARQAVPDGVQMARASRLLKAVSDPTRLRMLAALAATELCVCDLAALTGISESAVSHQLRLLREERLVTFRKEGRMAYYRLMDHHVTELIRSALEHARELD; encoded by the coding sequence ATGCCGGTTTCCTCAGATCGGGGTGGCTGCGAGGAGCGGGGCATCCACCCTGAAGCCCTGGAGAAGGCCCGCCAGGCGGTGCCCGACGGGGTGCAGATGGCTCGAGCTAGCCGGTTGCTCAAGGCGGTGAGCGACCCCACCCGGCTGCGCATGCTGGCCGCGCTGGCCGCGACCGAGCTGTGCGTGTGCGACCTGGCCGCCCTCACCGGCATCAGCGAGTCGGCCGTGAGCCACCAGTTGAGGCTGTTACGGGAGGAGCGTTTGGTGACTTTTCGCAAGGAGGGGCGGATGGCCTACTATCGCCTGATGGACCACCACGTCACCGAACTCATCCGTAGCGCCCTCGAGCACGCGCGAGAACTGGATTGA
- a CDS encoding DUF4388 domain-containing protein, translating into MTKGLFLRTEPLLTGHQDELSIQSALLRLAGEKAAGVLVLSPSGARIHLRAGLMEALEGVESLGETLVRLGMVNPSALARINPHSPDLHRRLLLEGLLSAEGLVEALRQQIRQGLGYLLRLQNQRYAFYRHPPLPPPTAALPVAQALLEAAEQPIPLPLSQPLRLARSEAALHLEAAEWSLLRWLNGRRSLGSALELSGLGQAEGRAAIRSLLAKGLLEPAAVQGLRLIVPERAHLGNNYHPPASIRANLFLKACDGERTAEQVGQEVKASAEETASLLCMLYREGLVAIRSGQQEFEHLLEEY; encoded by the coding sequence TTGACCAAGGGCCTCTTTCTGCGCACCGAGCCCCTGCTCACCGGGCACCAGGACGAGCTCTCGATCCAATCGGCGCTGCTTCGGCTGGCGGGGGAAAAAGCCGCCGGGGTGCTGGTGCTCTCCCCCTCGGGGGCGCGGATTCACCTGCGCGCGGGGCTGATGGAGGCTTTAGAGGGGGTCGAGAGCCTGGGCGAAACCCTGGTGCGCCTGGGGATGGTCAACCCCAGCGCGTTAGCCCGGATCAACCCCCACAGCCCCGACCTCCACCGGCGGTTGTTGCTAGAAGGTCTGCTGAGTGCGGAGGGGTTGGTCGAAGCCCTACGGCAGCAGATCCGGCAAGGTCTTGGCTACCTGCTGCGGTTACAGAATCAGCGCTACGCCTTCTACCGCCACCCCCCCTTGCCCCCCCCTACCGCCGCCCTCCCGGTGGCCCAAGCCTTGCTGGAGGCCGCCGAACAGCCAATTCCCCTGCCGCTGTCCCAACCGCTTCGGCTGGCCCGCTCCGAAGCCGCGCTCCACCTCGAGGCGGCCGAGTGGTCCCTGCTGCGCTGGCTCAACGGGCGGCGCTCCCTGGGCAGTGCGCTGGAGCTTTCCGGGTTAGGCCAGGCGGAAGGACGGGCCGCGATAAGGAGCCTGCTGGCTAAAGGCCTGCTGGAGCCCGCCGCGGTGCAGGGTTTGCGGCTGATCGTACCGGAGCGGGCCCATCTGGGTAACAACTACCATCCGCCCGCTTCCATCCGAGCCAACCTCTTCCTGAAAGCCTGCGACGGGGAACGCACCGCCGAGCAGGTTGGACAGGAGGTCAAAGCCAGCGCCGAAGAGACGGCAAGCTTGCTGTGCATGCTCTACCGCGAAGGGCTTGTGGCCATCCGGAGCGGCCAGCAGGAGTTCGAGCACCTGCTGGAAGAGTACTAA
- a CDS encoding EAL domain-containing protein — MARMDPGVSRPAAHLSLPCEVTHSIFVVRTDLEGRITYANRAYLSYMGWEQPPLGADALEQVEPDERPRVLEAVRQALSRPGQPVWLEFGKPRAATAWSRSRWEFVVVCDALGQPAEVQCTGYDISDAYRQERFREEVTALLARALQQETSPAALLRRALAAAMGTVPVAQAGSVTLKGPDGRFHFVAAQGYDLAALSKVSLDPSEPLSLSRHIRARVFGPADLASFNARLDPKRREILETAGCSNRIQAMLSVPVVVAGEPRAYLYLDHFERSDAFDALDMQHLEALAYYVALMLQESDLQRQLLHLRYHDPQTGLANLRLLLERLGRRLATRRRQDATHLALLAVRIPALERLQELYGPLGGITAIQTAARRILEAIRSDDLLAWDLRQFWLLLGGLARPEDVWPIVERLRQALSSPLLPGWEGYASTPMLGVALAAPESNPEDLLQQAEAAVSQASRPGTVVFFDPALREALQEERWLNEALRQAISLRRLVLYFQPVVELSSRRLLHLEALLRWPHPERGFIPPALFIPLAERQGWMGELGDWVIAEAARKAAGWGIPVAVNLSASQLTPALPQAIAARCREAGIGPEGLILEITESQALEPAALEVLQALAEEGYALHLDDFGSGYSSLEQITRLPIRAVKLGQGFLSSLGKDPRPESPPARVLTAVKGMGEGLGLEVIVEGIETKAQHRYLLAQGFRFGQGYLLGRPVEARFIARRLRQRG; from the coding sequence ATGGCACGAATGGATCCCGGCGTCTCCCGACCAGCGGCCCACCTGAGCCTTCCCTGCGAGGTTACCCACAGCATCTTCGTGGTGCGCACCGACCTGGAGGGCCGCATCACCTATGCCAACCGGGCCTACCTGAGCTATATGGGGTGGGAGCAGCCCCCGCTGGGGGCCGACGCGCTGGAGCAGGTGGAGCCCGATGAGCGGCCTCGCGTGTTGGAGGCCGTGCGCCAGGCCCTGAGCCGACCGGGGCAGCCGGTGTGGTTAGAGTTCGGAAAACCCCGTGCGGCTACCGCCTGGAGCCGCAGCCGGTGGGAGTTCGTGGTGGTATGCGACGCTTTGGGGCAGCCGGCGGAGGTGCAGTGTACGGGTTACGATATCTCCGACGCCTACCGCCAGGAGCGCTTTCGCGAGGAGGTGACCGCGCTGTTGGCGCGGGCCTTGCAACAGGAAACCTCCCCGGCGGCGCTGCTGCGCCGGGCCTTGGCGGCGGCGATGGGTACGGTTCCGGTGGCCCAGGCCGGTAGCGTAACCCTGAAGGGGCCCGATGGCCGTTTCCACTTTGTGGCCGCCCAGGGCTACGATCTGGCGGCGCTCTCTAAGGTGAGCCTGGATCCCTCCGAGCCGCTTTCCCTAAGCCGCCACATCCGCGCTCGGGTGTTCGGCCCCGCCGATCTGGCCAGCTTCAACGCCAGGCTGGATCCAAAGCGCAGGGAAATCCTCGAAACAGCGGGGTGCTCCAACCGCATCCAGGCCATGCTCTCGGTTCCGGTGGTGGTGGCAGGGGAGCCGCGGGCTTACCTCTACCTGGACCACTTCGAGCGCAGCGATGCCTTTGACGCGCTGGACATGCAGCACCTCGAGGCGTTGGCCTACTACGTAGCCTTGATGTTGCAGGAGAGCGATCTGCAACGGCAACTGCTCCACCTCCGCTACCACGATCCGCAGACCGGGCTGGCCAACCTGCGGCTTTTGCTGGAGCGGCTGGGGCGGCGCTTGGCCACAAGGCGGCGTCAGGATGCCACCCACCTGGCGCTGCTGGCCGTTCGCATCCCGGCCCTCGAGCGCCTGCAGGAGCTATACGGTCCGCTAGGGGGAATCACCGCCATACAGACCGCCGCTCGGCGCATCCTCGAGGCCATCCGCTCCGACGATCTCCTGGCCTGGGACTTGCGGCAGTTCTGGCTGCTCCTGGGTGGGCTGGCCCGCCCCGAGGATGTTTGGCCGATAGTGGAGCGATTGCGACAGGCCCTCTCCTCGCCGCTGCTCCCAGGGTGGGAAGGATATGCTTCTACCCCTATGCTGGGGGTAGCCCTGGCAGCTCCGGAGAGCAACCCGGAAGACTTGCTGCAACAGGCAGAGGCGGCGGTGAGCCAAGCCTCGAGGCCGGGAACGGTGGTCTTCTTCGATCCTGCCTTGCGGGAGGCGTTGCAAGAGGAGCGCTGGTTGAACGAGGCGTTGCGCCAGGCCATCTCCCTTCGTCGGCTGGTGCTGTATTTTCAGCCGGTGGTAGAACTCTCCAGCCGGCGCCTGCTGCACCTGGAGGCCCTGTTGCGCTGGCCCCATCCCGAGCGAGGGTTCATCCCTCCTGCCCTCTTTATCCCCTTGGCCGAGCGCCAGGGCTGGATGGGGGAGCTGGGGGATTGGGTCATCGCCGAAGCCGCCCGTAAGGCTGCCGGTTGGGGGATTCCCGTAGCGGTCAACCTATCCGCGTCGCAGCTCACCCCCGCCCTCCCTCAGGCCATCGCTGCACGCTGCCGGGAAGCGGGTATCGGACCGGAAGGGCTGATCCTGGAGATCACCGAGAGCCAGGCGCTCGAGCCCGCGGCGTTGGAGGTGCTACAGGCGCTGGCGGAGGAGGGGTATGCGCTGCACCTCGATGATTTTGGTTCCGGCTACTCCTCGCTGGAACAGATCACTCGCTTGCCCATCCGGGCAGTTAAGCTGGGCCAGGGTTTTTTGAGCAGCCTAGGAAAAGATCCCCGCCCGGAGTCTCCTCCCGCTCGGGTGCTGACCGCGGTGAAGGGCATGGGGGAGGGGTTAGGCTTGGAGGTGATCGTGGAGGGGATCGAGACCAAAGCCCAGCATCGCTATTTGCTAGCGCAGGGCTTCCGTTTCGGTCAGGGGTACTTGCTGGGTCGTCCGGTGGAGGCCCGGTTTATAGCCAGGCGGCTCAGACAAAGAGGCTGA
- a CDS encoding diguanylate cyclase: MRTLWILLGSLGGLAGTYLLHLGEGYRFPWLLIAVATLASLFGLAWGLLGAAAAWGLEGLLPGGHPGYAAPVLLAAVLLADFGGKELRRAYQRQRETAAQLTLLVAALEELSGLTSQEAILRALPGLLGRYDQGHVAVWQPQPGGLRLVWVEGLDDQPPLWVPDSGVMGRCVREGRAVYVPDVRQDSTYIAAPQRGLRSELALPLKERGQVVAVLNLERSRPFGRHELEGLERFARAVSLQLSQLSERAELQFLNQLSASLDSASTPSGVAERALALLAQALGVDQGRLWMQQGSRMVAVAGFGGVDEAEEIPYGQGLVWQVYATGRPIYAQNYGDVPQALPRFREAIGGVVVHPVLLPNQERPRLVLSLYQGSPRRWRESEQDLLAAACRTLGLALEGVLAAQQRDVLISLAREAVEIPAEAVYERLLRAAVHMVPGAEAGSLVVREGSRFCYKALLGYEEGLRGQSFSEAEELRWYAGAADDWRRGEPRILSRLSTDFTRLKGEALGAAGRVEEIAANLALPVAHRGEVLAVLYLDNLHDPAAFGEDSLYAARFFAAPIAALLHGVRYRELLEQAATTDPLTGLANRRAFDQRLEEEFGRAERYGQPLSLLVMDLSGFKQVNDRLGHAKGDEALVEVARVLRANQRDGDTLFRWGGDEFAALLPHTELSGAVKAAQRYAESIRRICLEGLALGVNIGVATYPGDADDPEALLREADERMYRAKRCGVSVLEA; encoded by the coding sequence ATGCGGACGCTTTGGATCCTGTTGGGGTCGCTCGGGGGGCTCGCCGGAACTTATCTGCTTCACCTTGGCGAGGGGTACCGGTTTCCCTGGCTGTTGATCGCCGTAGCTACCCTAGCCTCGCTCTTCGGCCTGGCCTGGGGGCTGCTGGGAGCAGCCGCAGCCTGGGGGTTGGAGGGGCTGCTCCCGGGGGGCCATCCGGGGTATGCCGCGCCGGTCCTATTGGCTGCGGTGTTGCTCGCCGACTTTGGGGGCAAGGAACTGCGCCGCGCGTACCAGCGGCAAAGGGAGACCGCGGCTCAGCTGACGCTGCTGGTAGCGGCGCTGGAGGAGCTCTCCGGCCTCACCAGCCAAGAGGCCATTCTGCGGGCCTTGCCGGGGTTGCTGGGGCGCTATGACCAGGGGCACGTGGCGGTATGGCAACCTCAGCCGGGTGGGCTGCGCCTGGTATGGGTAGAAGGCCTCGATGATCAGCCTCCGCTCTGGGTTCCTGACAGCGGGGTGATGGGGCGCTGTGTGCGCGAAGGCCGGGCGGTATACGTCCCGGATGTGCGCCAAGACTCCACCTACATCGCTGCTCCCCAGCGCGGTCTCCGAAGCGAACTGGCCTTGCCGCTCAAAGAGCGCGGCCAGGTGGTGGCGGTGCTCAACCTCGAGCGCAGCCGCCCCTTTGGTCGGCACGAGCTAGAGGGGCTCGAGCGCTTCGCCCGTGCGGTGAGCTTGCAGCTTAGCCAGCTCTCCGAGCGGGCCGAGCTGCAATTTTTGAACCAGCTTTCGGCTTCGTTGGACTCGGCCAGTACCCCCTCTGGAGTAGCCGAGCGGGCCTTGGCCTTGCTAGCCCAGGCGCTGGGGGTGGATCAGGGCAGGTTGTGGATGCAGCAAGGTAGCCGGATGGTGGCGGTGGCGGGGTTTGGCGGGGTGGATGAGGCAGAGGAGATCCCTTACGGCCAGGGGTTGGTGTGGCAGGTCTACGCCACCGGTCGGCCTATCTACGCGCAAAACTACGGCGATGTCCCCCAGGCGCTACCCCGCTTTCGCGAGGCTATCGGAGGGGTGGTGGTGCACCCGGTCTTGCTGCCTAACCAAGAGCGCCCACGTCTGGTGCTTTCCCTCTACCAGGGTTCCCCTCGGCGTTGGCGGGAGAGCGAGCAGGACTTGTTGGCGGCGGCCTGCCGTACCCTGGGCCTGGCCTTGGAGGGGGTGTTGGCTGCACAACAGCGCGACGTGCTCATCTCCTTGGCGCGCGAGGCGGTGGAGATCCCCGCGGAAGCGGTGTACGAGAGGCTGCTGCGGGCAGCGGTGCACATGGTGCCGGGGGCGGAAGCCGGCAGCTTGGTGGTGCGGGAGGGATCGAGGTTTTGCTACAAGGCCCTTCTGGGCTACGAGGAGGGGCTGAGGGGCCAGTCCTTCAGCGAGGCCGAGGAGCTTCGCTGGTATGCCGGGGCGGCTGACGACTGGCGAAGGGGCGAGCCGCGTATCCTCTCCAGGCTTTCCACCGATTTCACCCGCCTCAAGGGTGAAGCTCTGGGGGCGGCGGGGCGGGTCGAGGAGATCGCAGCCAACCTGGCCTTACCCGTGGCCCACCGCGGAGAAGTGCTGGCGGTGTTGTACCTCGATAACTTGCACGACCCTGCGGCCTTCGGTGAGGACTCCCTGTACGCGGCCCGGTTTTTCGCCGCTCCCATCGCGGCTTTGCTGCACGGGGTACGCTACCGGGAGCTTTTGGAACAGGCCGCCACCACCGACCCGCTGACCGGGCTGGCCAACCGGCGGGCCTTTGATCAGCGCCTGGAAGAGGAGTTCGGGCGCGCAGAGCGTTACGGCCAGCCGCTTTCCCTGCTGGTGATGGACCTCTCCGGCTTCAAGCAGGTCAACGACCGCCTGGGGCACGCCAAGGGCGATGAGGCGCTGGTGGAGGTGGCCCGGGTGCTGAGGGCCAACCAGCGCGATGGCGATACCCTGTTTCGCTGGGGTGGGGACGAATTTGCGGCCCTATTGCCCCACACCGAGCTGAGCGGCGCGGTAAAAGCGGCCCAGCGCTATGCGGAGTCCATCCGGCGGATTTGTCTCGAGGGCCTCGCCCTCGGGGTAAACATCGGGGTAGCTACCTATCCGGGCGATGCGGATGATCCCGAGGCGCTGCTGCGGGAGGCCGATGAGCGGATGTACCGGGCCAAGCGCTGCGGGGTGTCAGTGCTGGAGGCTTAG